The Castor canadensis chromosome 8, mCasCan1.hap1v2, whole genome shotgun sequence genome contains a region encoding:
- the Cdc42ep1 gene encoding cdc42 effector protein 1, with protein sequence MPGPQGGTGAPTMSLGKLSPVGWVSSSQGKRRLTADMISPPLGDFRHTMHVGRGGDVFGDTSFLSNHGGSSGSTHRSPRSFLARKLQQVRRAGVPARRMASPPAPSPAPPAISPIIKNAISLPQLNQAAYDSLVVGKLSFDGSPVSSTDGHSGYGLDSGFCTISRLPRLEKSSDRDCDRDRDSSFPSEPELRRSDSLLSFRLDLDLGPSLLSELLGVMSLSEAPAAETPTPAISPPASAVNLPAPATNFPAPAANSPIPAANSPTPAANPSIPAANSPTPAANPPVPAANPPTPATNSPAHGHFPNGVTAGLGPVAEGRASLAGAGPRVTPDMTFSRHWGANWGGSRGSRHYTEVDARRELAGVLPQVRGSWESLDEEWRAPQAGSRTPVPHTVQANAFEFADAEEDEVKV encoded by the exons ATGCCTGGCCCCCAGGGGGGCACAGGAGCCCCCACCATGAGCCTGGGCAAGCTCTCACCTGTGGGCTGGGTGTCCAGCTCTCAGGGAAAGAGGCGGCTGACTGCAGACATGATCAGCCCCCCACTGGGGGACTTCCGTCACACCATGCACGTGGGCCGTGGTGGGGATGTCTTCGGCGACACCTCCTTCCTCAGCAACCATGGTGGCAGCTCTGGGAGTACCCACCGTTCTCCCCGCAGCTTCCTGGCCAGGAAGCTCCAGCAGGTGCGGAGGGCAGGGGTGCCAGCCAGGAGGATGGCTTCACCTCCAGCACCCTCACCAGCTCCACCTGCCATCTCCCCCATCATCAAGAACGCCATCTCTCTGCCCCAGCTCAACCAGGCGGCCTATGACAGCTTGGTGGTGGGCAAACTCAGCTTCGACGGCAGCCCTGTCAGCTCCACAGACGGCCACTCTGGTTATG GTCTGGACTCTGGGTTCTGCACAATTTCCCGCCTGCCCCGTTTGGAAAAGTCTAGTGACCGTGACTGTGACCGAGACAGAGACAGCTCCTTCCCTTCTGAGCCCGAGCTTCGCCGCTCTGACTCTCTCTTGTCCTTTcgccttgaccttgaccttgggcCCTCACTTCTCAGTGAGCTGCTAGGAGTCATGAGCCTTTCAGAAGCCCCTGCAGCTGAGACCCCAACCCCTGCTATAAGCCCCCCAGCTTCAGCTGTAAACCTCCCAGCCCCTGCCACAAACTTCCCAGCCCCGGCTGCAAACTCCCCAATCCCAGCTGCAAACTCCCCAACCCCAGCTGCAAACCCCTCAATCCCAGCTGCAAACTCCCCAACCCCAGCTGCAAACCCCCCAGTCCCAGCTGCAAACCCCCCAACCCCAGCTACAAATTCCCCAGCCCATGGACATTTCCCCAATGGGGTGACTGCTGGGTTAGGCCCAGTGGCCGAGGGGAGGGCTAGCCTGGCAGGAGCAGGACCCCGAGTGACCCCTGACATGACCTTCAGCAGGCACTGGGGAGCCAACTGGGGGGGCAGCAGAGGCAGCCGCCACTACACTGAGGTGGATGCTCGGCGGGAGCTAGCGGGGGTGCTGCCCCAGGTTCGGGGCTCCTGGGAGAGTCTGGATGAGGAGTGGAGGGCACCCCAGGCAGGCAGCAGGACCCCTGTGCCCCATACAGTGCAGGCCAACGCCTTTGAGTTTGCTGATGCTGAGGAGGACGAGGTCAAGGTGTGA
- the Lgals2 gene encoding LOW QUALITY PROTEIN: galectin-2 (The sequence of the model RefSeq protein was modified relative to this genomic sequence to represent the inferred CDS: inserted 1 base in 1 codon; deleted 2 bases in 1 codon), translating into MRGTCVSDSQSEKVNPAVWLTTWSSCYMKHRPEGLSLQIPRSPKPGSGKFEITNLDMSXGTSLKLKGKIAEDAEGFVVNLSQGQIYAIFCNSQDDSKWGQEQRKGHMCFSLGSEITVTFQKDEFFKVTLTDGYHITFPNSLGHSHLNYLGVNRILISSFKLTERAAAARNKSPLSWTLNLSPSANSQQADLAYLVCSLPHTPSSHLPYAVPAPLAPDFLPQGQEQIKESTFAKSFCGSNCS; encoded by the exons ATGAG GGGCACCTGTGTCAGTGACAGCCAGAGTGAGAAGGTCAATCCAGCTGTCTGGCTGACAACCTGGAGCAGCTGCTACATGAAGCACAGACCTGAGGGGCTCAGCCTCCAGATCCCTCGGTCCCCAAAGCCGGGAAGT GGGAAATTCGAGATCACTAACCTGGACATGA TGGGCACAAGTCTGAAGCTCAAAGGCAAGATTGCAGAGGACGCTGAGGG CTTCGTGGTCAACCTGAGCCAGGGACAGATAT ATGCCATCTTCTGCAACTCACAAGATGACAGCAAATGGGGACAAGAGCAAAGGAAAGGTCACATGTGCTTTAGCCTAGGGTCAGAG ATCACTGTGACCTTCCAGAAAGATGAGTTC TTCAAGGTGACGCTGACAGATGGGTACCATATAACCTTTCCCAACAGTCTGGGCCACAGCCACCTGAACTACCTGGGTGTGAACAGGATTCTTATCTCCTCCTTCAAGCTGACTGAGAGGGCAGCAGCTGCTCGGAACAAAAGCCCTCTCTCCTGGACCCTCAACTTAAGCCCTTCTGCAAATTCCCAGCAAGCAGACCTTGCGTACTTGGTCTGttccctcccacacacaccctcCTCACACCTTCCATATGCAGTTCCTGCTCCTCTGGCCCCGGATTTCCTCCCCCAAGGTCAAGAGCAAATAAAAGAATCCACTTTTGCCAAGTCTTTCTGTGGCAGCAACTGTAGTTAG